GAGAATTGGGGAAATTGAAGTATACGAAGTTCTGCAGTAGTATTCTTGCTTTCGTAATGGTTCTTTCTATGTTAACGCCATTCACGGTTTTAGCAAACGAGCAGCAAGCAGCACCAATAGTAAATAATAGTCAAAGCGAGAGTAATCTACTTGCAAAAGCAGCTATTGATGAACAATTAAGTTTGTTAAATGGTAAGGCAACCCTTCACAAAGATTTAAAAGGGCTGGCAGGAGATGAAGAAGTATCTGTAATCATTCATTTATCCGAAAAACCAGTAGCTCTTGAAAAAGGTATTAAAGAGTTAACTGGGAAAAAATTCTCAAGCTCGGAAGCAGTTTCTGTGGAAAAGAAAGTAATCTCTCAACAAAAGCTTGTAGAAAAAGAAATGAATGCAAAAAGTATCTCATATAAAGAAGGTTATTCTTTCCATACTGTTTTAAATGGTTTTGGAGCAAAGGTAAAGGCTAGTGACTTAGAAAAGATTCTTGAAATCGATGGTGTCACTTTAATAGAGCCAGATGAAATAAGATTTGCACTAGACAATGAAGAATCTGAAAATGCTGATGCAATAAATGGAAATATCGGTGAAGCAAATAATACAAGTATTTCTTTTCTAGGTATTGAAAAAGTTTGGGCAAAAGGAATTAAAGGGAAAGGGATTAAAGTTGGAGTAGTCGACACAGGAATTGATTACAAGCATCCTGAATTCGCTGGAGTATATAAAGGTGGGAAAAACTTTGTACCTAATGATGGTGACTATGCACGCCACCGTGATGACAATGATCCATATGAAACAGCTCCATTAGACCGGGATCCAAATAATCCAAATACTCCTGTGACACAAAGTGGTAGCACATTTGTTACTTCTCACGGTACTCACGTATCAGGAACTATTGCAGGAATTGGTGCAAATGAATTCAGAATTAGTGGCCTTGCTCCAGAAGTAGAATTACATGTATACCGCGTTTTGGGTGCATATGGAAGTGGGTATACTTCGTGGGTTATTAGAGGAATTGAGGCAGCGGTTGAAGAAGGAATGGATGTTATTAACTTATCCTTAGGTGGGCCTTCTATGAGTTCAGTTACAGCTGATGCATTCGCGATTAACAATGCGATGTTAGCAGGTACTGTAGCGGCTGTAGCGACAGGGAACTCAGGATCTGCTCGTGGATCTATCGGAAGCCCAGCAACAGCTGCACTAGGTATTGCGGTTGGTAACTCCACCAATCCAACCATTACGGAAAAAGGGGCAACATTAAAAGTAAAAGCGGAATCTTACGACAAGTCATATGATCTTAATTTTATGGCATATAAATTTGGTGACAAACCAGGTGAACAACTTACTGGTGAGTATGATCTAGTTGCCATACCTAATTTTGGTGCAGCAAAGGATTATGAAGGTATTGATATTAAGGGGAAAGTTGTGCTAGTTTCCCGTGGGGATACAACATTTGCTGACAAAATTGATGTTGCAAAAAAAGCTGGAGCAGTTGCAGTCCTTATTCATAATAATACAGGTACTGGATTGATAAATTCTAATCAGAGTTCTGGATTTAACTTTATTACGACATTTGATATGACCTTCCCAGAAGGTACATTGCTTAGAACTGCGCTTGCTTCAAAACCAGGTAAAGTTTCATTTAGCAATTTTACGAATACGGTAACTGGAGGAGACACGTTAAGTTCCTCAAGCTCACGTGGACCTACAAATCCAGATTTTGATATAAAACCGGATGTAGTTGCACCAGGTACGAATATAATGTCCACAATACCTATGTATGGAAAAGACGATCCAGGAGCAGATTATAGCGGAGCATTTGCTAGAAAAACAGGTACTTCAATGGCGACGCCACATATTGCAGCTATAAGTGCGTTAATTCTGCAAGCGAATCCAGCTTGGACGCCATTCGATGTAAAGGTAGCTCTATCAAATACTGCAAAACTTTTAAATACAACTTCGTATGACGTTTTTGCACAAGGGCCGGGGCGTGTTCAACCTTTTGAAGCGGCATTCCCAACAGTTCTTGCTTATGCGCTAGATAGCAATTCTATCCAAAGACAAATAATTGAACACGAAAAAGGGACTGTGAGATTCGGCAAATTGAGTGAAATATCTGAAAAAGATATTTTAGTAACAAAAAAAATTCGTGTAGAAGACGTTGCAAAACTTGGCGGGGACTATACGGTTGATGTTCAAATTACAAAAGCATTCACTGGGGCAACGGTTACTGTTAATAAGCCAGCCTTCAAATTGAATGGTACGGAAATGATCGATGTAACATTGAAAGCACCAAAAACAGTGGTGTCTGCAGCAGCCGAAATTCTTGGTTATGTGTATATAAGAGGAAATGGAAAAGAAATTTCCTTACCTTTTGCAGCAGAATTCACACCAAATAATATAAAGGCTGTTGGTGTATCTGGCGTTAAAGTATCTGACTATGACTTATCGTTTCATAGTAAAAGTACAAAAAAATCATCGACCGTATCAGGGGTATTAGGTGGAACTGGGACCACTAAATATGGCGAAATCTCCGTGGAACTATCAAACTTACTAAACAATGGGGATGAAATTGGAACAGTCTACTATAATGCAGGTTCGGTTCCAAGTGTACCAGGACCAGTTTCTTACTCAATCGATGGAAAATATACAAATGGTAATGATGAAATTGTAAATATGCCTGACGGAGCTTATTCGCTAGCCATTTATGCATCAAATACTAGTGGTAGTACCACGTATGGCGATGCAGATCCAGAGCCATTATTTGTGAAGAGTATACTATCGACTATCGATACAGCAGAAACACATGAAACTTTAAAATCTGAGTATCAGTTTAATGGAACAATTGTGGATGATTATATTAAATTTATCAAGGCTCTTGTAGCTATTGGGTATAAATTTGATGTAAATGAAAAACTGTCTGTATCATACGAAGCACTTAATGCAAAAGGGGAAAAAATTGGTGGAGGCCCAGTAACTATCAAACAAGATGGTGCATTCTCAATCGATGTTGCCAACTTAATTGAAGGGGAAAACTCAGTCGTAATCCACATTTCTGATGCAGCAAGTAATAAAGTGGACTACAAATATACAATAATTGCGAAAAATACCATTTCTTATTCAGTGAATACAGATAAACTTGGACTTCAAGTTGGAGATCAAGGGAATATAACAGTTACTGAAACAACAACAAAATTAGATGGGACAACATCTGTAAAAGACGTGACCGCACAAGCGACATTCGCAAGTTCGCATGATACAATTGCGAAAGTAGAAAATGGTATTGTAACAGCGGTAGCTGCAGGCGAGGCAGTCATTGATGTTAAATATGCAGACCAATTAATCCAACAGGTTCAAGTAGTAGTAACAGAAGCACCTGTTCCAGATGTTATTACACTAATAGTAAATAACACGGTAGTTAATTTAACAGTAGGGGGAACCAAACAGCTTATTGTTACAGAAGTGACTACTCCGAACCATGGCGAACCGACAGATAATATAGTAACGGAAGATGCGGAATATGTAGTTGATGATGAAAGTATCGCAACAGTAGTAGAAGGATTAGTTACTGCGAAAGCAGCAGGAAAAGCGAAGGTTACAATTACACATAATGGACATGAAGCGACTGTAAATGTAACTGTTACAGATGAAGAAGTAATTCCGAACCCGGAACCAGTAGTTACATTAACAGTCGATACTAAAGACATAAAATTAACAACTGGTCGTACAAATCAACTGAACGTGACTGAAACTTCCACACCAGCAGAAGGGGAAGCAACAGTAAAAGACGTAACTGCAAAAGCAACATACGTTGTTGCAAATGAAAAAATAGCAACAGTATCAACAGGTGGTTTAGTAACTGCAAAAGCAAAAGGAACGACTACTATTATCATTAAATATGGCGAAAACACAGTAGAAGTAAAAGTAACAGTGACAGATCCAGTAGTGAATACAGATACTGGCGGTGGCGGATCATATTACCCATCACAACCAAAAGTAGAAGATATGAAGGTTGAAACTGGAACAACGATTGCCAATACAACGGTTAAGCGCACAACAGAATTAGATGGAACTGTAAAAGATTCGGTCACTCTAAACGCGCAAAATGTAAAAGATTCGATTAAAAAGTTAAAAGAACAAAATCAAGACACTGCAAGAATCGTAATTTCAGATAATGAAGATAAAGTAAATGAAGTTAATGTAGCGATTCCAAAAGACGCAGTGAATGCATTTGCAGATGGTAAAGCAAACTTAGAAATTTTCATGGCAAATGGGCATATCTACATTCCGCAAACTTCGATGCAAGATTTCGGAAAAGATCTCAACTTCCGTGTCGTTCCGTTGAAAGAGGAAGCGAAGAAAAATGTTGTCGAAGAACGTGCTAAAAAAGACACATTAGTTCAAAAGGTAGCTGGGAATAAAAAAGTAAACGTGTTAGGTCGTCCAATGGAAATCGAAACAAATATGCAAAATCGTTCGGTCGATTTAACATTACCGCTTCCAAAAAATGTTACACAAGAACAACTAGATAACTTAGCTATTTTCATCGAACATAGCGATGGAACAAAAGAGCTAGTTCAAGGAAAAATAGTAGAGTTTGAAAAAGATACAAAAGGAATCCAATTTACGACCAACAAATTCTCTACCTTTACGATTTTGTACGTAGAAGGTGCTGCGAAGTATTTTGCTCAACAATCATGTGACGAAAATGCGAAAGCAAGTTGCCTGAAAGTGAACAAAGCAATACCTATGTACGTATTAGAAAACAATCGCTTGAAAAAAGTGGGCGAAGCAGTAAAAGGACAAAATCTAGCGGTTAAACAAACGATTTCTCCGATGCTTGGTCTAGGTGGAGACATCTGGTTAGAAAGAACAGCAGCCATTTCTTACGAAACACCTTCGAAAGAAATGATCGCTAAAAACCAATTACCAGCGAACAAGCGTCCAAAACAAATGTGGAAAGGCCTTGAGCTAACTCCAGGTCAAATTGGTAAAGTTACCATTCTTGAAGACACTGTTATTTGGGAATCCATTGACAAAACAACGAAACTGCCAAGAGTATTGAAGAAAGGCGAACAATATCGAGTTTATCGTTATGTTCCAGGCATGTACCAAATCGGTGATAAACAATATATCGTGCAAGATTCAAACGTAGTTCTACTAAAAAAATAATTATAGTGTTCTAGTTCAATGGATCGTTCTTAGTCATATTAATTATGACTGGGAGCGATTTTTTTGCTTATAAAGGTACAAAAGATATAACTGAATTTAGTAGTTGTGACTTAATTAATATTATACGGTTTTAGAGATTCAGATTTTCATTATCCGACTAACTAAAAAGTATATACAAGTTGTGAGATAGATCAACTATGAAAATATATACATTAAAATTGAAATAATGCTTATCATGAAGAATATAATTCTAAACTCTCACTAAATTATTTATTCATAGAACTTGGATTAGTAAGTATGAATAAAAATTCAAGTAAACTTATATGAAAACTCGTGTTAATAAATTTTCTTTAATAAACAAAGAGTTGTATTTTTGTAAAGAGTGCATCAATGAATAAGTATACAAACTCATTAGATATGTATAAGTATATAATTCCGAATAATTTAATAATGCTGAATTTTAATAGTTTTCAAACTATTAAAAATGTGATAAGTTGGTAATGTCGCATGAATTATGCGAAATTAGGGGAAAAGGGGAAATAAGATTTGAAAAAATTGAAGTTTACTAAGTTCTTCAGTAGTATTCTTGCTTTCGTAATGGTTCTTTCTATGCTATCGCCATTCTCGGTATTAGCAAACGAGCAGCAATCAGTACCATTGGTAAATGATGGTCAAAGCGAAAGTGATTTACTTGTAAAAGCAGCTATTGATGAACAATTAAATTTGTTAAATAGTGAGGCAACCATTCACCAAGATTTGAAAGGGGTTACAGGCGACAAAGATGTACCTGTCATCATTCATTTATCAGAAAAACCAGTAGCACTTGAAAAAGGTATTAAAGAGTTTGCTGGCAAAAAATTCACAAGTTCGGATGCAGCTTCTGTGGAAAAGAAAGTAAATACACAGCAAATGAACGTACTAAAAGAATTGAAAGTAAAGAAAATCTCTTTTAAACAAGGTTTTTCTTACGATACAGTTCTCAATGGTTTTGCGGCAACGGTAAAAGCAGACGATTTACCGAAGCTTCTTGAAATTGATGGCGTCGTGCTAGTCGAGCCTGATGAAATGAGATATGCTCTCGGCGAACCATCTAAAGTTGACAGCGATGTTAAAGCAGCAATGTTGACGAGTGTTCCATTCCTAGAGATTGAAAAACTTTGGTCTAAAGACATTAAAGGACAAGGGGTTAAAGTAGCTGTTCTTGATACTGGAATTGACTATAATCACCCTGAATTCGCTGGCGTTTATAAAGGCGGGAAGAACTATATTACACACACTAGCCAATATGCACGTCCGCGCACAGATAACGATCCATACGAGACATCTCCATTGGACCGTGCTGCAACTACAGCAGAGTTCAATGCGCAAGGGGATTCCTTCTACACATCCCATGGAACACACGTTGCGGGAACAATTGCGGCAATTGGTGCAAATAAATATGGCATTAAAGGGCTTGCTCCCAAAGTGGAGTTGTATGCATACCGAGTATTAGGTGGTTATGGAAGTGGTGCATCATCGGGAATTATTAAAGCGATTGATGATTCTGTTAAGGACGGAATGAATGTTATTAACCTGTCGCTTGGGGGAACTTCAAACAGTTCTACTGCATCGGACTCCATTGCTATTAATAATGCTATGTTAGGGGGAACAGTAGCTGTTGTTGCTACAGGAAACTCGGGACCAAATCGGGGGACAATCGGAAATCCATCTACAGCTGCACTTGGAATAGCAGTAGGGAACTCAACGAATCCAGAAGAAAGTTTTGCAGCAAGTGTTTCTGTAAATGCAGGAGCTTACAGCAAAACTTCTATTGTAAAATTGATGGGTGTTAAATTTGGAGAACAGTTGGCTCCGGCATTAGAAGGTGAATTCGATGTCGTTGCAATACCTGGTGTAGGTAATTCTAAAGATTTCACAGGTATCGATGTTAAAGATAAAGTAGCACTTATTTCTCGTGGAGATATAGCGTTTGTTGACAAAATTGCAAATGCAAAAGCGGCAGGAGCAAAAGCAGTTTTAATTCATAACTCTTTAACCGGATCGGGTACACCTGGACCAGCGGATGTATTCCTTGGTGACTCATTCCAATTCATTCCAGCATTTGATATGTCTTATACTGAAGGAAAGGCGCTTCGCGATGCATTAGGAACCGGAACGGGAAAAGTTTCATTCAGTAATATTACGTCATCATTTACGACAGGTGATGAAATGAACTCTTCTAGTTCACGTGGACCTGCAAATCCTGATTACGATATTAAACCGGACGTAGTTGCGCCTGGAACAAATATTATGTCTTCAGTTCCTGCTTATGGAAAAGACTTTCCAAACGCGGATTATAGTGAATCATATGATAGATACACAGGTACTTCAATGGCGACACCACATATTGCGGGAATTGCAGCATTAATTCGTCAGGCACACCCTGAATGGACGCCGTTCGATGTTAAAGTAGCATTATCAAATACTGCAAAAGTACTTGATACGAAGTCGTTTGACGTATTCGCACAAGGACCGGGGCGAGTTCAACCTTACGAAGCTGCATACCCGAAAATCCTTGCATATGCGCTTGATAAAACAATACTTAGCAACAAAGTAGTAAACAACGAAAAAGGTACGGTGACATTTGGCAAGCTCGGTCAGGTAAAAGACGGTGATGTTACCGTGAAAAAACAAATTAGGGTGAAAGATATCGCTGGAAACGGGGGGCAATACACGGTCCGAGTTGAAACGACAAAAGCATTTGGTGCCGCAAAGGTTACTGTGAATAAACCAACATTTACTTTGAATGGTACAGAATTAATTGAACTGACATTGTTTGCTCCGAAAGCAACAGGAAAAGCTGGAGACGAAATTCTCGGTTACATTTATATAGAAGGAAATGGAACTCAAATTTCATTGCCATTTGCAGCCGATTTCTCACCGAAAACTTTAGCTACAGGAGTACATTATGTCAAGCTTACAGATCACGATATATCATTTAATCCAGATGTGGAGAAAGTTTTGCCAGTTATGTCACTCCAGTTAGTTGGAAGCTACGGCTCAAACTATATTAGGTTACATGATTTGTTAAGTGCTAATTTTAACGAAGATATTGGTCATATTAGTGCTGCGAATAGCCGTATTGCAGGATTGTATACGCTTCCAATGACGGACAAGTATACAAATTTAGATAATGAGATAGTACCAATTCCTGAAGGAGTTTATATGACTTCGTTTTATGCACAATTGTCAACAGGAGCTAAAGCTTGGTATGGCAATTGGGATTTTGAACCACTTTTTGTGAAAAACAGTGCTGCGAAAGTTGAGGCGGCAAAATCACACAATACAATCGAATCTAGCTATATATTTAAAGGGGAAATTATTGACAAATATTTTGATTTCCAAGAGCCTTTATCTAAAATTGGTATGGATTTTGATGTTAATAAAAAACTATTCGTTACGTACGACTTAACGAATGCCGAAGGTAAGAAAATTGGTGAAGGCCAAGTTGCTTTTGGAAAAGATGGCGCATTCTCACTTAATCTTACAGATTTAACTCTGGGTGAAAACACAGTGACAATCTACGTTAATGATGCGGCAAGAAATAAAGCGGAGTACAAATATACAATACTTGCAAAAGATACCGTTTCTTATTCAGTAAATACAGATAAAATTGACCTACAAGTTGGAGATCAAGCGAATCTAAAGGTTACTGAAACAACAAAAAAATTAGATGGGACAACAGATGAAAAAGATGTGACTGCACAAGCGACATTCGAAAGTTCGCTTAATGCAATTGCGAAAGTAGAAAATGGAATTGTAACAGCGGTAGCTGCAGGTGAGGCAATTATTGATGTTATATATAATAATGAATTGATTCAACAAGTTCGAGTAGTAGTAAAAGAAGTACCTGTCCTAGATGTTATTACACTAATAGTAAATAACACGGAAGTTAATTTAACAGTAGGGGACACTGAACAGCTTACTGTTACAGAAATGACTACTTTAAAAGATGGAGAAGTTAAAAAGAATGAAGTAACAAAAGATGCAGAATATGTAGTTGATGAAGATAGTATCGCAACAGTGGTAGAGGGATTAGTTACTGCAAAAAAAGCAGGAACAACGAAGGTTACAATTACACATGGTGACATTGAAGTGATTGTAGACGTAACTGTTACAGATAAAGTAGTAGTTCCGAATCCAGACCCAGTTGTTACTTTATCGGTAGATAATACAGATATAAAATTAACAACTGGCGGTACAAGTAAACTTGTAGTGGAGGAAACGTCAAAACCTGTAGAAGGTGAAGCAACAGTAAAAGACGTAACTTCAGAAGCAAAATACGTTGTTGCGGATAATAAAGTAGTAACAGTAGAAAAAGGATTAGTAACTGCAAAAGCAAAAGGAACAACTACAATTACAATTGAACATGGTAAAAACAAAGTGGAAGTAAAAGTAACAGTGACAGATCCAGTAGTGAATCCAGGTACTAGTGGTGGCGGATCATCAACCCCATCACAACCAAAAGTAGAAGATATTAAGGCTGAAACTGGAACAACTATTGCCAATACAACGGTTAAGCGTACTACAGAATTAGATGGAACTGTAAAAGATTCGGTAACTCTAAACGCGCAAAATGTAAAAGATTCGATTAATAAATTAAAACAACAAAATCAAGACACTGCAAGAATCGTAATTTCAGATAATGAAGATAAAGTAAATGAAGTTAATGTAGCGATTCCAAAAGACGCAGTAAATGCATTTTCTGAAGGTAAAGCAAATCTAGAAATTTTCACAGCAAATGGCCATATCTATATTCCACAAACTTCGATGAAAGATTTCGGAAAAGATCTCAACTTCCGTGTCGTTCCGATGAAAGAGGAAGCGAAGAAAAATGTGGTCGAAGAAAGAGCTAAAAAAGACACATTAGTACAAAAAGTAGTTGGGAATAAAAAAGTAAACGTGTTAGGACGTCCAATGGAAATTGAAACGAATATGCAAAATCGTTCGGTCGACTTAACATTACCGCTTCCAAAAAATGCTACACAAGAACAACTAGATAACTTAGCTATTTTCATCGAACATAGCGATGGAACAAAAGAGCTAGTTCAAGGAAAATTAGTAGAGTATGAAAAAGATACAAAAGGAATCCAATTTACAGTCAACAAATTCTCTACCTTTACGATTTTGTACGCAGAAGGTGCAGCCAAGTATTTTGCTCAACACTCATGTGACGAAAATGCGAAAGCTAGTTGCCTGCAAGTGAACAAAACAACACCTATGTACGTATTAGAAAACAATCGCTTGAAAAAAGTAGGCGAAGCAGTAAAAGGACAAAATCTAGCGGTTAAACAAACGATTTCTCCGATGCTTGGTCTAGGTGGAAACATCTGGTTAGAACGAACAGCAGCCATTTCTTACGAAACACCTTCGAAAGAAATGGTCGCTAAAAACCAATTACCAGCGAACAAACGTCCAAAACAAATGTGGAAAGGCCTTGAGCTAACTCCAGGTCAAATTGGTAAAGTTACCATTCTTGAAGACACTGTTATTTGGGAATCCATTGACAAAACAACGAAACTGCCAAGAGTATTGAAGAAAGGCGAACAATATCGAGTATATCGTTATGTTCCAGGCATGTACCAAATCGGTGATAATCAATATATCGTCCAAGATTCAAATGTAGTTCTCATCAAAAAATAATTAACAAATCGCTCCTAGTCATATCAATAATGACCGGGGGCGATTTTTTTACCAAACAAGTGGGAATGAGTCTTGATAAAAATGGTGCTATAAATATTCAGTTTTCATTTAATAAAAGAATAATGCATGGAGAAGTTGGAAATTGAGTAGTTGTTTAAGAGATTAAACTTTGGTTGAAGGATAGCGAGTACTCCTAAATATATTTCGTGAAGTTTATTATATTCTTATATGAAATAGTTACTTTATATTCTAAAGTTCTGAACATTCAGTTTTTAGTAATATAATTGTAATATTATAAATACAAAAATACATTTATAATAATCTAATAATATGGTAAATTCAATATTGCCACACTTTTTGGTTTATTTTGTTTCTAATGGTGTGAACTAGAATACAAGGGGGAAATAATTTGTTGAAATTAAGAAGAATCTTGCTAATGACATTAGTTTTTATGTTGTCATTTAGTAACGTTGCATTCGGAATGGGTACGGTTTCAAATGCGAAGAGTAAGGTTAACTTGCCTACGCTTCAAATACAAAAACCAGAACATAATATTCCAGAAAGACTGGTAGATCCAGAAAATCCAGACGAAAAAGTCCGGATTATAGTAGAGCTTACTAATGCTCCAACGATTGAAAAAGCAACAAAAAAAGGTGTACTTTATAAGGAATTAAACTCTTCAGATCGTAAGAGTTTAGAAGCAACTGTTACAAAAGAACAAGTTGATGTGCAAAGTACTATTACACAAGAAGCACCAACTATTGAATACTTAGAAAATTTTACAACCGTCTTTAATGGTTTTTCTGCTGAGGTTGAAGCGAAGTATGTAGATCAAATAGCGTCTATTCCAGGTGTAAAAGCTGTCTATGAGTCTACTGAATACGATCGCCCAACTGAAAAGCCAGAAATGATTTATTCGAAAGAATTGGTACAAGCACAACGCGCTTGGAATGAATACGGAGTCAAAGGCGAAGGTATGGTAGTAGGTATTATCGATACTGGTATAGACCCAAGTCATAAAGATATGATCTTAACAGATAATGCAAAAGGGATAATTACAAAAGCAAAAGTAAATCAGCTATTAGCTGATGGAACAATTGAAAAAGGTCAGTTTTATACAGCGAAAGTGCCGTTTGGTTATAACTATATGGACGGTAATAACCAAATATTAGACCTAGGCCCTGATGCTTCTATGCATGGTATGCATGTAGCTGGTACTGTAGGTGCTAATGGTAATGAAGAAAACGGAGGAATAAAAGGTGTTGCACCGGAAGCACAACTTTTAGCATTAAAAGTTTTCGGTAATGATCCTGGGTATCCTTCAACTTTTGGAGACATTTATGTTAAAGCTATCGATGATGCAATTAAACTTGGAGTGGATGTTCTAAACATGTCTCTAGGTTCTACTGCAGGTTTTGTGGATGCAAGTAATCCAGAGCAACAGGCAGTAAAAAGAGCAACAGATAATGGGGTTCTAGTTGCAATTTCAGCAGGTAACTCAGATATGTTCGGTTCAGGAACATTTTATCCATATGCTGAAAACCAAGATTATGCGCTAACAGGATCTCCAAGTGTATCTTATAATTCTTTTGGTGTTGCTTCATTTGAAAATAGTGTAATCACAGCATATAGTTTCGATTATCATTTTGATAAAGTTAAATCTGGTAGTGCACTTTATTTACTATCAAATGATGCGGATCCAATGAAAACTTTAGCAAAACCTACAGCAATAGTGGATGCGGGTATTGGAAATCCGCAAGATTTTGTAGGAAAAGATTTCAAAGGCAAAATTGCTTTAATTAGTCGTGGTACGATTGATTTTGTATCAAAAGGAAAAAATGCACAAGCGGCAGGTGCAATAGGAGTTATTGTTTATAACAACACAGCGGGAACAATTAATATGGCATCAGATCCTGCAATTAAAATTCCTTATATGTCGGCGCTTCAAGCAGATGGATTGAAATTAAAAGCAGCGTTAGATAGTGGTAAAGCTGTTGCTGTTTCATTTGAAGGGAACTTTGTGGAAACTAAAAATGATAAAGCTGGGAAAATGAGTGATTTCACTTCCTGGGGTCCTACACCAAACCTAGATTTCAAACCTGAGATTACAGCTCCAGGTGGAAATATTTTCTCAACATTAAATGATAATAAATATGGTTTAATGAGTGGTACTTCCATGGCAGCACCACATGTTTCTGGAGGTACGGCATTAATTTTAGAACGTGTGAATAAAGAGTT
The nucleotide sequence above comes from Psychrobacillus glaciei. Encoded proteins:
- a CDS encoding S8 family serine peptidase, whose protein sequence is MGKLKYTKFCSSILAFVMVLSMLTPFTVLANEQQAAPIVNNSQSESNLLAKAAIDEQLSLLNGKATLHKDLKGLAGDEEVSVIIHLSEKPVALEKGIKELTGKKFSSSEAVSVEKKVISQQKLVEKEMNAKSISYKEGYSFHTVLNGFGAKVKASDLEKILEIDGVTLIEPDEIRFALDNEESENADAINGNIGEANNTSISFLGIEKVWAKGIKGKGIKVGVVDTGIDYKHPEFAGVYKGGKNFVPNDGDYARHRDDNDPYETAPLDRDPNNPNTPVTQSGSTFVTSHGTHVSGTIAGIGANEFRISGLAPEVELHVYRVLGAYGSGYTSWVIRGIEAAVEEGMDVINLSLGGPSMSSVTADAFAINNAMLAGTVAAVATGNSGSARGSIGSPATAALGIAVGNSTNPTITEKGATLKVKAESYDKSYDLNFMAYKFGDKPGEQLTGEYDLVAIPNFGAAKDYEGIDIKGKVVLVSRGDTTFADKIDVAKKAGAVAVLIHNNTGTGLINSNQSSGFNFITTFDMTFPEGTLLRTALASKPGKVSFSNFTNTVTGGDTLSSSSSRGPTNPDFDIKPDVVAPGTNIMSTIPMYGKDDPGADYSGAFARKTGTSMATPHIAAISALILQANPAWTPFDVKVALSNTAKLLNTTSYDVFAQGPGRVQPFEAAFPTVLAYALDSNSIQRQIIEHEKGTVRFGKLSEISEKDILVTKKIRVEDVAKLGGDYTVDVQITKAFTGATVTVNKPAFKLNGTEMIDVTLKAPKTVVSAAAEILGYVYIRGNGKEISLPFAAEFTPNNIKAVGVSGVKVSDYDLSFHSKSTKKSSTVSGVLGGTGTTKYGEISVELSNLLNNGDEIGTVYYNAGSVPSVPGPVSYSIDGKYTNGNDEIVNMPDGAYSLAIYASNTSGSTTYGDADPEPLFVKSILSTIDTAETHETLKSEYQFNGTIVDDYIKFIKALVAIGYKFDVNEKLSVSYEALNAKGEKIGGGPVTIKQDGAFSIDVANLIEGENSVVIHISDAASNKVDYKYTIIAKNTISYSVNTDKLGLQVGDQGNITVTETTTKLDGTTSVKDVTAQATFASSHDTIAKVENGIVTAVAAGEAVIDVKYADQLIQQVQVVVTEAPVPDVITLIVNNTVVNLTVGGTKQLIVTEVTTPNHGEPTDNIVTEDAEYVVDDESIATVVEGLVTAKAAGKAKVTITHNGHEATVNVTVTDEEVIPNPEPVVTLTVDTKDIKLTTGRTNQLNVTETSTPAEGEATVKDVTAKATYVVANEKIATVSTGGLVTAKAKGTTTIIIKYGENTVEVKVTVTDPVVNTDTGGGGSYYPSQPKVEDMKVETGTTIANTTVKRTTELDGTVKDSVTLNAQNVKDSIKKLKEQNQDTARIVISDNEDKVNEVNVAIPKDAVNAFADGKANLEIFMANGHIYIPQTSMQDFGKDLNFRVVPLKEEAKKNVVEERAKKDTLVQKVAGNKKVNVLGRPMEIETNMQNRSVDLTLPLPKNVTQEQLDNLAIFIEHSDGTKELVQGKIVEFEKDTKGIQFTTNKFSTFTILYVEGAAKYFAQQSCDENAKASCLKVNKAIPMYVLENNRLKKVGEAVKGQNLAVKQTISPMLGLGGDIWLERTAAISYETPSKEMIAKNQLPANKRPKQMWKGLELTPGQIGKVTILEDTVIWESIDKTTKLPRVLKKGEQYRVYRYVPGMYQIGDKQYIVQDSNVVLLKK